One Bombus fervidus isolate BK054 chromosome 2, iyBomFerv1, whole genome shotgun sequence DNA segment encodes these proteins:
- the LOC139997883 gene encoding RAB11-binding protein RELCH homolog, translated as MAGATQEVRDPLSTDSKGCATVKPTISYEEIATKLLNEKLLLTALELHAELCEAGKELPILREFFSNPNHFESQSIKPEPYTPMPRSSSQATLDSLDMTRYSEDGAGVDERVAILEFELRKARESISALRANLTVVTESEGTTPDKCSDKHLVTGTPIKPHEQRAINFLVNEYLLASSYKLTSITFSDENGNQDFEDWQDVGLNIPKPAELLQIYREYMKANGYDKLPSVSVGVQTDFCELEPETEAEKDEFKEMVKKVEELKQQTALLEQERLDLQQFIATSENLSQNAIKQGSSGTIQTINSNSTTPDKFELLETPARDTSTVTQEAEEDDSVSVVVSLGETDPGDKEWTRIQLPRVDVTEGSSILPNPPSRHLPLKFKMEVISHCLVNVPSSVISAAEEVFKNGVTRDTLVHILAQTLPRIVPNVILNKREEVIPLMLSAIRLHNDSTEREKLLQMLFNLKKRPQEDERQLILAGFVAMAKLEDEPMEGEEILTICWEQSQHKYPEKRLLAVECCSVLAPYMSVGIRNSLMLSMLQQMLLEDKDPTVRASVVRSLALLIALMDDPDKYFQCEELALTALHDTSSIVVDVASSLLLPILAQWALSLKRLQTHLLPRIISKVKSHLKSGYSQHSPNKDHVDEGRIVSSIAVLQYLLPHMVICIADTDSVRSYIEHGTSSDLPDVFLNLCHSNIVNPKLFYNGDVDIGSLLNTFFANTWENDSWGELEWFTNSLVLDILEMVKSVESTQETILNALLTYIHSLCLGFGRYITQTRIQPIVVSEVTELEQQLTTLATDKKNMSLTLIPTYLIILSTLNGIDVSKSLKQFLVALSMSGTSITSLQIAIIMLCTQEHMQEYVLSGLWDGVVHQRPIVRCATATLFGCVIAHVSDRLASAKVVPAIVTLVNDPDITVRSAAIPSLGRLITECKVREMRDKARLTLETIAKEPQGVPPTLALPLVSTLAFIAPNCPQNYIEDVIATQLMGITSSALQQGRKIDLISALVEAYSVLVYCPLSNQCVSGVLLPGLKYLEQLVNQYLPQQKEAVRSLLREAESRQDLSKPMERSLSMSSGLSLSMATVNVGQGVEDMRQRVSKIFQQKTSSPSMSSIFRKK; from the exons ATGGCTGGTGCTACACAGGAGGTTAGAGATCCTCTGTCTACAGACAGTAaag GGTGTGCGACTGTAAAACCAACGATATCGTATGAAGAAATTGCTACCAAGCTTTTAAATGAAAAGCTTTTATTAACGGCCTTGGAATTACACGCAGAACTATGCGAAGCTGGAAAAGAATTACCTATTTTAAgagaatttttttcaaatcccAATCATTTTGAGAGTCAAAGTATTAAGCCAGAACCATATACTCCTATgc ctAGGTCTTCTAGTCAGGCTACTTTAGACTCACTTGATATGACCAGATACTCAGAAGATGGTGCAGGTGTTGATGAGAGAGTAGCAATTTTAGAATTTGAATTAAGAAAGGCCAGGGAAAGTATTTCTGCTCTTCGTGCAAATCTCACTGTAGTAACAG agtCAGAAGGAACTACACCTGACAAATGCTCTGATAAGCATCTTGTTACTGGAACACCCATAAAACCTCATGAACAAAGAGCTATAAATTTTCTTGTTAATGAATACCTGTTAGCAAGTTCTTACAAATTAACATCAATTACATTTAGTGATGAAAATGGAAATCAAGATTTTGAAGATTGGCAAGATGTAGGGTTGAATATCCCAAAACCAGCAgaattattgcaaatatatagGGAATATATGAAGGCAAATGGATATGATAAATTACCTTCTGTAAGTGTTGGTGTGCAAACTGATTTCTGTGAATTAGAACCAGAAACAGAAGCAGAGAAGGATGAATTCAAAGAAATG GTAAAAAAAGTAGAAGAACTTAAACAACAGACTGCATTATTGGAACAAGAAAGGTTGGACTTGCAACAATTTATTGCCACTTCGGAAAATCTATCTCAAAATGCAATTAAG CAAGGTAGCAGCGGAACGATACAAACGATAAATTCGAATTCTACTACTCCAGATAAGTTTGAACTCCTTGAAACTCCAGCTCGTGATACGTCGACAGTGACTCAAGAAGCCGAGGAAGACGATAGCGTCTCTGTTGTTGTTAGTCTTGGTGAAACAGATCCTGGAGATAAAGAATGGACTAGAATTCAATTGCCTAGGGTGGACGTTACTGAAGGATCATCCATCCTTCCAAATCCGCCATCTAG acaTTTaccattgaaatttaaaatggaAGTAATATCACATTGTTTAGTAAATGTTCCAAGTTCTGTAATATCGGCAGCAGAAGAAGTTTTCAAAAATGGAGTTACGCGCGATACTCTCGTTCATATTTTAGCACAAACGTTACCTCGCATCGTACCCAATGTTATCTTAAATAAACGCGAGGAGGTAATACCATTAATGTTAAGTGCAATTCGACTTCATAATGACTCTACAGAAAgggaaaaattattgcaaatgCTATTCAATCTAAAGAAAAGGCCACAAGAAGATGAAAGGCAATTAATTTTAGCTG GTTTCGTTGCTATGGCTAAACTTGAAGATGAACCAATGGAAGGTGAAGAAATATTGACCATTTGTTGGGAACAAAGTCAGCATAAGTATCCTGAGAAAAGGTTGTTAGCTGTTGAGTGCTGTTCTGTATTAGCTCCATACATGTCAGTTGGGATAAGAAATTCTTTAATGCTCTCCATGCTTCAGCAAATGTTACTTGAAGATAAAGATCCAACAGTTAGAGCTAGTGTAGTGAGAAGTCTTGCACTGTTGATAGCTTTAATGGATGAtcctgataaatattttcag tgTGAAGAATTAGCATTAACGGCACTTCATGACACGTCATCTATCGTCGTTGACGTTGCATCCTCTTTGCTCTTACCAATTTTAGCCCAGTGGGCACTCTCTCTTAAAAGATTACAAACACATTTATTACCACGTATAATATCTAAAGTAAAAAGTCATTTAAAGTCTGGGTATTCTCAACATTCGCCTAACAAAGATCATGTTGACGAAGGAAGAATAGTATCATCAATCGCGGTATTACAGTATTTACTTCCACATATGGTTATTTGCATAGCAGATACTGATTCTGTTAGATCTTATATTGAGCATGGAACATCATCCGATTTAC CCGATGTGTTCCTGAATTTGTGTCATTCCAATATCGTCAATCCAAAGCTATTTTATAATGGAGATGTAGATATAGGATCTCttctaaatacattttttgcaAATACGTGGGAGAATGATTCATGGGGAGAATTAGAGTGGTTTACAAACTCACT AGTATTGGACATTTTGGAAATGGTAAAATCTGTTGAAAGTACACAGGAGACCATTTTAAATGCTCTTTTAACATATATTCATTCTTTATGTTTGGGTTTTGGGCGATATATCACGCAAACACGg ATCCAACCGATAGTCGTATCCGAAGTAACTGAACTTGAGCAACAATTAACGACTCTTGCaacagataaaaaaaatatgagtTTGACGTTAATCCcaacatatttaattatattgtcCACTTTAAACGGTATAGATGTTTCTAAGTCTTTAAAACAGTTCCTTGTTGCTTTATCTATGAGTGGCACCAGTATTACTAGTTTACAGATCGCAATCATTATGTTATGTACTCAGGAACATATGCAAGAATACGTCCTTAGTGGTTTATGGGATG ggGTAGTGCACCAAAGACCCATTGTAAGATGTGCAACCGCAACATTATTTGGTTGTGTAATAGCTCACGTTTCCGATCGGTTAGCAAGTGCTAAGGTAGTTCCTGCAATCGTTACGCTCGTTAATGATCCTGATAT AACTGTTCGATCTGCTGCAATTCCTTCTCTCGGTCGTTTAATAACGGAATGTAAAGTGAGAGAGATGCGTGATAAAGCACGTTTAACTTTAGAAACCATTGCTAAAGAACCTCAAGGTGTTCCGCCTACTTTAGCACTCCCATTGGTTTCAACATTAGCATTTATTGCCCCTAATTGTCctcaaaattatatagaagatg tTATAGCTACCCAATTAATGGGGATAACTTCATCAGCGTTGCAACAAGGTCGCAAGATCGATCTCATTAGTGCTTTGGTCGAAGCATATTCTGTCTTGGTTTATTGTCCACTGAGTAATCAGTGTGTTTCTGGCGTGTTACTGCCGGGATTGAAATATCTTGAACAATTGGTTAATCAATATTTACCTCAACAGAAGGAAGCTGTTCGATCACTTTTGCGAGAAGCTGAATCTCGGCAGGATCTTTCAAAACCAATGGAGAG GTCCTTATCAATGAGTTCTGGCCTTTCATTATCAATGGCTACAGTAAATGTAGGACAAGGCGTAGAAGACATGAGACAAAGAGTgagcaaaatatttcaacaaaagACTAGTTCTCCAAGTATGTCAAGTATCTTTcgaaagaagtaa
- the Lpcat gene encoding lysophosphatidylcholine acyltransferase isoform X1 — MDEANGKMRSKHEDVDTASLSADILNPFVHRLELDTTYDKLKTAFLTVALLPFRLAAITALVIMAWLLACLGLLGLSEEDLRRAPLTGWRRDMRIIICWMIRALFICGGFHHLKVKGRKAETKDAPVLAVAPHSSFFDALPVVYLGGPSIVAKAEIGRIPFFGKLINYTQPVYVWREDPNSRQNTIKEIIERATSKEDWPQVMIFPEGTCTNRSCLITFKSGAFYPGVPVQPVCIRYPNKLDTVTWTWEGPGALKLLWLTLTQLNSSCEIEFLPVYKPSEAEKTDPKLYANNVRRLMAEALQIPVSDYTYDDCRIISKAHQLNIPRASIIVEAHKLRNKLGLVSAKTEEELVQKKTERFNEEVNLHEFAQILRIDEKEPVTQQLFRIHDRHGNGKIDLEEYLFTVLATTTANSELDKIETAFEVCGTKSLSCINKMELRKALKLSLSTPTEESDKIFQNAKIDFADTTVNFEFVLAALSARAEYCHIFAGNPETRKKTI, encoded by the exons ACGGCATTCCTGACGGTAGCGCTACTACCATTCAGACTGGCCGCAATTACGGCTCTGGTGATCATGGCCTGGCTCCTGGCTTGTTTAGGTCTTCTTGGATTGTCCGAAGAAGATCTTCGTCGCGCACCTCTGACAGGGTGGAGACG AGATATGAGAATTATAATCTGCTGGATGATACGAGCATTGTTCATCTGCGGGGGATTTCATCACCTGAAGGTCAAAGGTCGTAAAGCGGAAACAAAGGATGCCCCCGTGTTAGCCGTAGCTCCGCATTCAAGCTTCTTCGATGCACTTCCGGTTGTTTACCTCGGCGGACCGAGCATCGTCGCCAAGGCAGAGATCGGACGCATTCCTTTTTTCGGAA AACTTATCAACTATACACAACCGGTCTATGTTTGGAGAGAAGATCCGAATTCACGGCAAAATACTATCAAGGAAATTATCGAAAGAGCTACTTCAAAAGAGGATTGGCCACAG GTGATGATATTCCCGGAAGGTACTTGTACAAATCGATCGTGCCTTATTACTTTCAAATCAGGTGCATTTTATCCTGGTGTTCCTGTTCAGCCAGTCTGCATCAGATATCCTAACAAATTGGACACTGTAACATGGACGTGGGAAGGTCCTGGGGC atTAAAGCTATTGTGGCTTACATTGACACAACTGAATAGCAGTTGTGAGATAGAGTTCCTTCCTGTTTACAAACCAAGTGAAGCGGAGAAAACAGATCCCAAGCTTTACGCAAATAACGTGCGACGTCTTATGGCGGA ggCATTACAGATTCCCGTGTCAGATTATACGTATGACGATTGCCGAATTATTAGCAAAGCTCATCAGTTAAACATACCACGAGCATCCATCATAGTGGAAGCCCATAAACTTCGTAACAAACTCGG TTTGGTATCAGCCAAAACGGAAGAGGAGTTAGTTCAGAAGAAAACAGAGAGATTTAACGAAGAAGTTAATTTGCACGAATTTGCGCAAATCCTCAGAATAGATGAAAAAGAGCCTGTTACTCAGCAACTATTTCGGATACACGATAGG CATGGAAATGGTAAAATAGATTTGGAGGAATATTTATTCACGGTGTTAGCTACAACAACCGCAAACTCGGAGCTAGACAAAATCGAAACAGCGTTCGAA GTATGTGGTACCAAGTCATTATCTTGTATcaataaaatggaattaaGAAAGGCTTTAAAACTCTCATTAAGTACGCCAACGGAAGAATCTGataaaatttttcagaatGCAAAGATCGATTTTGCTGATACAACAGTTAATTTTG AATTCGTACTAGCAGCATTATCAGCAAGAGCAGAATATTGTCATATATTCGCTGGTAACCCCGAGACGAGGAAAAAAACTATTTGA
- the Lpcat gene encoding lysophosphatidylcholine acyltransferase isoform X2: MDEANGKMRSKHEDVDTASLSADILNPFVHRLELDTTYDKLKTAFLTVALLPFRLAAITALVIMAWLLACLGLLGLSEEDLRRAPLTGWRRKIVPWLCFMGRLTYQAGGMRIIVRGRQATRAEAPILVVAPHSTFMDGGIVYITGFPSIIVRRESGLNPFIGKLINYTQPVYVWREDPNSRQNTIKEIIERATSKEDWPQVMIFPEGTCTNRSCLITFKSGAFYPGVPVQPVCIRYPNKLDTVTWTWEGPGALKLLWLTLTQLNSSCEIEFLPVYKPSEAEKTDPKLYANNVRRLMAEALQIPVSDYTYDDCRIISKAHQLNIPRASIIVEAHKLRNKLGLVSAKTEEELVQKKTERFNEEVNLHEFAQILRIDEKEPVTQQLFRIHDRHGNGKIDLEEYLFTVLATTTANSELDKIETAFEVCGTKSLSCINKMELRKALKLSLSTPTEESDKIFQNAKIDFADTTVNFEFVLAALSARAEYCHIFAGNPETRKKTI; the protein is encoded by the exons ACGGCATTCCTGACGGTAGCGCTACTACCATTCAGACTGGCCGCAATTACGGCTCTGGTGATCATGGCCTGGCTCCTGGCTTGTTTAGGTCTTCTTGGATTGTCCGAAGAAGATCTTCGTCGCGCACCTCTGACAGGGTGGAGACG CAAAATAGTGCCCTGGCTGTGTTTTATGGGCCGGCTGACATACCAAGCAGGAGGAATGAGAATCATTGTGCGTGGAAGACAGGCGACGAGGGCGGAAGCGCCGATTTTAGTGGTTGCACCCCATTCGACCTTCATGGACGGAGGGATCGTCTACATAACCGGGTTCCCTTCGATCATCGTAAGACGAGAATCAGGATTGAACCCATTTATCGGAA AACTTATCAACTATACACAACCGGTCTATGTTTGGAGAGAAGATCCGAATTCACGGCAAAATACTATCAAGGAAATTATCGAAAGAGCTACTTCAAAAGAGGATTGGCCACAG GTGATGATATTCCCGGAAGGTACTTGTACAAATCGATCGTGCCTTATTACTTTCAAATCAGGTGCATTTTATCCTGGTGTTCCTGTTCAGCCAGTCTGCATCAGATATCCTAACAAATTGGACACTGTAACATGGACGTGGGAAGGTCCTGGGGC atTAAAGCTATTGTGGCTTACATTGACACAACTGAATAGCAGTTGTGAGATAGAGTTCCTTCCTGTTTACAAACCAAGTGAAGCGGAGAAAACAGATCCCAAGCTTTACGCAAATAACGTGCGACGTCTTATGGCGGA ggCATTACAGATTCCCGTGTCAGATTATACGTATGACGATTGCCGAATTATTAGCAAAGCTCATCAGTTAAACATACCACGAGCATCCATCATAGTGGAAGCCCATAAACTTCGTAACAAACTCGG TTTGGTATCAGCCAAAACGGAAGAGGAGTTAGTTCAGAAGAAAACAGAGAGATTTAACGAAGAAGTTAATTTGCACGAATTTGCGCAAATCCTCAGAATAGATGAAAAAGAGCCTGTTACTCAGCAACTATTTCGGATACACGATAGG CATGGAAATGGTAAAATAGATTTGGAGGAATATTTATTCACGGTGTTAGCTACAACAACCGCAAACTCGGAGCTAGACAAAATCGAAACAGCGTTCGAA GTATGTGGTACCAAGTCATTATCTTGTATcaataaaatggaattaaGAAAGGCTTTAAAACTCTCATTAAGTACGCCAACGGAAGAATCTGataaaatttttcagaatGCAAAGATCGATTTTGCTGATACAACAGTTAATTTTG AATTCGTACTAGCAGCATTATCAGCAAGAGCAGAATATTGTCATATATTCGCTGGTAACCCCGAGACGAGGAAAAAAACTATTTGA